A genomic region of Macaca thibetana thibetana isolate TM-01 chromosome 14, ASM2454274v1, whole genome shotgun sequence contains the following coding sequences:
- the ZNF215 gene encoding zinc finger protein 215 isoform X5 — translation MQSISGEESSHGLMITRFTGSGHPSSDVWKGENWLHRNQKKWDINLPQEAFIPETTYTEEENFECSENKESFDINSVSSICAIQQGISSRKGSPKCDKFKTHFKFNLDSVGKQHLEYEYGNDLSLSTDIQHQKSHTTMNSYECYQCGKAFCRSSSLIRHQIIHTGEKPYKCGECGRFFNRRTNLTKHQKLHAEAKACTSNKCGKAFSESEDSNNPTLRFGNNFYECVNCGKSFNRSSSLIRHQMIHTGEKPFKCKECNKAFNRSSNLVKHQKLHTRVKS, via the coding sequence ATGCAGAGTATTTCTGGAGAAGAATCATCCCATGGATTGATGATAACAAGGTTTACTGGAAGTGGACACCCTTCTTCAGATGTCTGGAAAGGTGAGAATTGGTTACATAGGAACCAGAAAAAATGGGACATAAATTTGCCACAAGAGGCTTTCATTCCTGAGACAACCTACACTGAGGAGGAAAATTTTGAGTGTAGTGAAAATAAGGAAAGCTTTGATATTAATTCTGTTAGCTCAATTTGTGCTATACAACAGGGAATTTCTTCAAGAAAGGGGTCTCCAAAATGTGACAAGTTTAAAACTCACTTCAAATTTAATTTAGACTCAGTAGGTAAGCAACATTTAGAATATGAATATGGGAATGACTTGAGTCTAAGTACAGATATTCAGCACCAAAAAAGTCATACTACAATGAATTCCTATGAATGTTAtcaatgtgggaaagccttctgCCGAAGTTCATCCCTTATTCGACATCAGATCattcacacaggagagaaaccctataaatgcGGTGAATGTGGGAGATTCTTCAACCGACGTACAAACCTTACTAAGCATCAAAAACTTCATGCTGAAGCAAAGGCCTGCACAAGCAATAAATGTGGAAAGGCCTTCAGTGAAAGTGAAGACAGTAATAATCCAACACTCcgttttggaaataatttctatGAATGTGTTAACTGTGGAAAATCCTTCAACCGGAGCTCCTCTCTTATTCGACACCAAATgattcatacaggagagaaaccattCAAATGTAAGGAATGTAATAAAGCCTTCAACAGGAGTTCAAACCTTGTTAAACATCAAAAACTGCATACTCGAGTTAagtcctga
- the ZNF215 gene encoding zinc finger protein 215 isoform X3 has product MEKEIPRKTVFDMQSISGEESSHGLMITRFTGSGHPSSDVWKGENWLHRNQKKWDINLPQEAFIPETTYTEEENFECSENKESFDINSVSSICAIQQGISSRKGSPKCDKFKTHFKFNLDSVGKQHLEYEYGNDLSLSTDIQHQKSHTTMNSYECYQCGKAFCRSSSLIRHQIIHTGEKPYKCGECGRFFNRRTNLTKHQKLHAEAKACTSNKCGKAFSESEDSNNPTLRFGNNFYECVNCGKSFNRSSSLIRHQMIHTGEKPFKCKECNKAFNRSSNLVKHQKLHTRVKS; this is encoded by the coding sequence acATGCAGAGTATTTCTGGAGAAGAATCATCCCATGGATTGATGATAACAAGGTTTACTGGAAGTGGACACCCTTCTTCAGATGTCTGGAAAGGTGAGAATTGGTTACATAGGAACCAGAAAAAATGGGACATAAATTTGCCACAAGAGGCTTTCATTCCTGAGACAACCTACACTGAGGAGGAAAATTTTGAGTGTAGTGAAAATAAGGAAAGCTTTGATATTAATTCTGTTAGCTCAATTTGTGCTATACAACAGGGAATTTCTTCAAGAAAGGGGTCTCCAAAATGTGACAAGTTTAAAACTCACTTCAAATTTAATTTAGACTCAGTAGGTAAGCAACATTTAGAATATGAATATGGGAATGACTTGAGTCTAAGTACAGATATTCAGCACCAAAAAAGTCATACTACAATGAATTCCTATGAATGTTAtcaatgtgggaaagccttctgCCGAAGTTCATCCCTTATTCGACATCAGATCattcacacaggagagaaaccctataaatgcGGTGAATGTGGGAGATTCTTCAACCGACGTACAAACCTTACTAAGCATCAAAAACTTCATGCTGAAGCAAAGGCCTGCACAAGCAATAAATGTGGAAAGGCCTTCAGTGAAAGTGAAGACAGTAATAATCCAACACTCcgttttggaaataatttctatGAATGTGTTAACTGTGGAAAATCCTTCAACCGGAGCTCCTCTCTTATTCGACACCAAATgattcatacaggagagaaaccattCAAATGTAAGGAATGTAATAAAGCCTTCAACAGGAGTTCAAACCTTGTTAAACATCAAAAACTGCATACTCGAGTTAagtcctga